In Rutidosis leptorrhynchoides isolate AG116_Rl617_1_P2 chromosome 2, CSIRO_AGI_Rlap_v1, whole genome shotgun sequence, one genomic interval encodes:
- the LOC139891030 gene encoding uncharacterized protein produces the protein MLGVLKGCLCCSYRTYEPCEFTIWMMKEYGIGNSWQKEVVINQSICPNLVLSWLTFQGSLKDGCILMMYDPGNLLVYCPDTRTFEETRFADVDAISYRPSFLKLQNFESESVYNFPSSQDDAGVVLNTNGEMDDVGESFCVCNQLPS, from the exons ATGCTGGGAGTTTTAAAGGGTTGTTTATGCTGTTCTTATCGTACTTATGAGCCCTGCGAATTTACAATCTGGATGATGAAGGAATATGGTATCGGAAACTCGTGGCAAAAGGAAGTGGTGATCAATCAAAGTATTTGTCCGAATTTGGTATTAAGCTGGTTAACATTCCAGGGAAGTTTGAAGGATGGATGTATTTTGATGATGTATGATCCAGGGAATCTATTGGTATATTGTCCAGATACACGTACATTTGAGGAGACACGATTTGCAGATGTGGATGCAATCAGTTATCGTCCGAGCTTTCTTAAACTCCAAAACTTTGAATCAGAGAGTGTTTACAATTTCCCAAGTTCCCAAG ATGATGCTGGTGTTGTTTTGAATACTAATGGAGAAATGGACGATGTTGGAGAGTCATTTTGTGTATGCAATCAGTTACCGTCCTAG
- the LOC139887992 gene encoding putative F-box protein At3g10240 yields the protein MEIKRNLSMTKGSLLKTIVGDISMNNCNTTIQDLSDNDIVEILVRLPVKTIIHCKCVCRDWLNLITESHFINLHITKSPECYMLFDDDFTPDPPSLRLLEIEEKHGRNHLHHDPIMSLDLKLVPVFQDCPPFAVGSVNGLICLIAYGLWLQI from the coding sequence atggaaattAAGAGAAACTTGTCAATGACTAAAGGCTCCCTTTTGAAGACAATTGTTGGTGACATCAGCATGAACAATTGCAATACAACCATACAAGACTTATCAGATAATGACATCGTTGAGATTCTAGTTAGACTTCCAGTCAAAACGATCATCCATTGCAAATGCGTTTGCCGTGACTGGCTTAATCTTATTACCGAATCTCATTTTATCAATCTTCACATCACCAAATCACCTGAATGTTATATGCTTTTTGATGATGATTTTACTCCGGACCCACCATCTTTGAGGTTGTTAGAGATTGAAGAGAAACATGGACGCAATCATTTACACCACGATCCAATCATGAGTCTTGATCTTAAACTTGTTCCTGTTTTTCAAGATTGTCCACCGTTTGCGGTGGGGTCAGTTAATGGTTTGATATGTTTGATTGCTTATGGGCTATGGCTACAGATTTAG